The following proteins are co-located in the Pan troglodytes isolate AG18354 chromosome 5, NHGRI_mPanTro3-v2.0_pri, whole genome shotgun sequence genome:
- the LOC472094 gene encoding glutathione S-transferase Mu 2-like, translating to MMGYAPDYDRSQWLNEKFKLGLDFPNLPYLIDGAHKITQSKAILGCIAYKHNLCGETEGEKIWEDISENQLVDNHVQLARLCYNPDFKKLKPEYLEALPAMLKLYSQFLGKQPWFLGDKITLVDFIAYGVLERNQVFEPKWLDAFPNLKDFISRFEGLEISAYMKSSCFLPRPVFTKMAVWGNK from the coding sequence ATGATGGGGTACGCTCCTGACTATGACAGAAGCCAGTGGCTGAATGAAAAATTCAAGCTGGGCCTGGACTTTCCCAATCTGCCCTACTTGATTGATGGGGCTCACAAGATCACCCAGAGCAaggccatcctgggctgcattgCCTACAAGCACAATCTGTGTGGGGAGACAGAAGGGGAGAAGATTTGGGAAGACATTTCGGAGAACCAGCTTGTGGACAACCACGTGCAGCTGGCCAGACTCTGCTACAACCCAGATTTTAAGAAACTGAAGCCAGAATACCTGGAGGCACTCCCTGCAATGCTGAAGCTCTACTCACAGTTTCTGGGGAAGCAGCCATGGTTTCTTGGGGACAAGATCACACTTGTGGATTTCATCGCGTATGGTGTCCTTGAGAGAAACCAAGTATTTGAGCCCAAGTGGTTGGACGCCTTCCCAAACCTGAAGGACTTCATCTCCCGATTTGAGGGCTTGGAGATCTCTGCCTACATGAAATCCAGCTGCTTCCTCCCGAGACCTGTGTTCACAAAGATGGCTGTCTGGGGCAACAAGTAG